In Nocardia sp. NBC_00403, the DNA window CGGGGCCGCCGAGTTCGGGACCCAGGTGACAGGCCCACAGGCCTTGGGCCTTCACCTGCTCCTTGAGTGGCCGCATCAGAGCCATGGCTTCGGTGTTGGTGCGGTCGTAGGGATTCGGGTAGAGCAGATCCAGCGGCTCCACCTCGGTGCGGACGAATTCCGCTGCCCAGTCCAGTTTCTTCTGATATTCCGGGTCGGTTTCGAATTCCCAAGCCATGGTCAGCCTTTCGTCTGTTCGGTCGGGCGCACAATGCCGTCGAGGAAGGTGGTCGCGAGGATGTCGGCGATCTCTTCGGGTGTGTGACCGCCATGCGGGCGGTACCAGAACGTCACCATGTTCAGCATGCCGAGCACGCTGTTGGTGACGACATGGTCGTCGGTGCGCAACAGTCCGGCCGCGCAGCCCGCGTCGATGACGCGCTGCCAGCAGTGCTGCACCTGATCGCGCAGGTCTTGCAGTTGGCTGCCGCGCTCGCCGGTCAATGCCGTCACGTCACGCAATTGGATGGCGACCTCGCGACGGTGCCGTACGATCAGGTCGACGTGGCTGTGGATCAGCTTGCGCAGCTTGGTGATCGGGTCGTCGTCGTTATCGGCGATCTGTTGGGCATCGATGAGCATCAATTGGATGTAGTCCCGCAGGATCTGCCACAGTAGTTCTTCTTTGGACCCGATGTGGTAGTAGAGCGCGCCGCGCTGCACCCCGGCCCGATCACCGATTTCGGCCACGCCGGTACCGTGGAAACCCTTCTCCGCGAACAGTTCCACGGCGGCATCCACAATGCGCTCGCGGGTCGCCTCGGCAGTTGTTTCCGTCGCGGGCGGGCGACCGCGACGGCGTGGAGTGGCGATATCGGTCATCGGCATGGATCCAGCACGACTTTGGAGACGCCGTCGGCTCGTTCGGCGAACATCCGGTAGGCACTCGGCCCCTCGGACATCGGGAGTCGATGCGACACAACCGCTTCCGGAGTCAGCCGCCCGGCCGCCGTGAGACGAAGCAGCGCGGGCAATTCGTATTGGATCGAACACAGCCCGATGTGGAACTCGAGCTCCTTGACCTGCGCCAGCTGCATATGGAAAGGGAACGCTCGATTCTGGCTCACTCCGACCACGCTGACCCGCCCACGATGTCCGACCGCACTGATGGCGAGCTTGATCGTCGCGTCGGCGCCGACCGCCTCCAGCGCGACATCCGCACCGCCGCCGAGCATGTCGCGGATGGCGGCCTTGGGATCGTCGGACTCGATGGGCTCTGCACCCAATTCGGCGGCCCGCTTGCGGCGCTCGCCGACCAGATCGACGCCGAGCACCCGCGCGGCGCCCATCGCGAACGCCGACTGGACCGCCATCAGCCCCACCGGCCCGAGCCCGATGACCACCACGGTGTCACCGGGTGCGATGCGGGCCCGGCGCGCTCCGTACCAGGCGGTGGGGGCGTTATCGGTCAGCACGACCGCGGCCTCGTCGCCGACCGCGTCGGGTAGGCGCACCAAGTTTCCTTCGGCATGGGGGACCGCGAGTAGTTCGGCCTGCGTGCCTGCCAGCGACCCGCCCAGCCCGTAGCAGGCATCGATCGGCAGGGGATGGCGTTCGCAGGCGGCGACGATGCCACGCTTGCACTGCGCGCACCGACCGCAGCCGACCGAGGCGGAGGCGAGCACCCGGTCGCCGATCGCGAAACCTTCGACATCGGGACCGAGTTCGACGATCTCGCCGACCGCTTCATGGCCGACGGTATATCCGGTGCCGTCGGTGAAGCCGTGTCCGGCATAGATGTGCAGGTCGCTACCACAGATGCCCGCCGCTGTGACGCGGATGATTGCCCCGTCGCGCCCCGGCAACGCCGGATCGGGCACTTCGGTGAACGAAATCTGCTGCGGGCCCACGTAGGTCAATGCCTTCATCGGATGCTGCCCTCCACATAGTCGAGTGCTGTGTTGCGCGAAATCGTTGGGGTTTCTTGGTATTCAGGTGCTTTCATCGCCAGCCGCCATCCAGAGCGAGGGTGGCTCCGGTGCAGAATGCCGAGGCATCGGTGGCGAAGAAGAGCGCGGCGCCGACGATCTCGTTCGGTTCGCCGACCCGGGCCAGTGCGTTATGTCTGGTCATCTCGGCCCGTAGCTCGTCGGGCCACGACTTGGCGATATCAGTGGCGAAGGCGCCGCACTGAATGGTGTTGACGCGCACTGTCGGTCCGAATGTCTGTGCAAGACCGCCGGTCAGATTGGACAACCCGGCCTTCGCCGCCGCGTAGGGAACCGCGAGCGGCTCCGGCCGTGCCGCCTCGATCGAGGAGATATTGATGATCGAACCGCCGCTCCCAGCCGCCATGCGCGTGCCGATCACAGCGGACAGGCGGAACGGACCCTTGAGGTTCACCCCGATCACCTTGTCGAACATCGCTTCGGTCACCTGGTCCAGGCTCGGATACAGCAGCGACATTCCCGCGTTGTTGACCAGCACGTCGACCGTGCCGAATTCGGCGTAGACGGTGTCGACCAGTGCATCGCACTGCGCCCAATCGCTGACATTGCATGCCACCGGCAAGGCCCGGCGACCGTAGGTGCTGCGCACCTCGTCGGCGAGCTCGACGCACCCGTCGAGCTTGCGGCTGGCGATCACAACGTCGGCGCCCGCTCCTGCGAACGCGAGCACCATCTCCCTGCCGAGGCCCCGACTTCCCCCGGTGACCAGCACGACCTTGTCCGACAACGACTGTCCCGGCAACGACACCCTGCACTCCATTGGTCTAGGCATACGAACCTATAGGAAATGTTCCAATCAGTACATTAAATGTACCGGCCGATACAATCAAGGGTCTGCACGACCTTCCGTCGCACCCTTTGGACGCGCAGACGAATGGGCGCCCGATGGTCGGCGTGGCGGAATGCTGTGGCAGCAGG includes these proteins:
- a CDS encoding TetR/AcrR family transcriptional regulator → MTDIATPRRRGRPPATETTAEATRERIVDAAVELFAEKGFHGTGVAEIGDRAGVQRGALYYHIGSKEELLWQILRDYIQLMLIDAQQIADNDDDPITKLRKLIHSHVDLIVRHRREVAIQLRDVTALTGERGSQLQDLRDQVQHCWQRVIDAGCAAGLLRTDDHVVTNSVLGMLNMVTFWYRPHGGHTPEEIADILATTFLDGIVRPTEQTKG
- a CDS encoding alcohol dehydrogenase catalytic domain-containing protein; translation: MKALTYVGPQQISFTEVPDPALPGRDGAIIRVTAAGICGSDLHIYAGHGFTDGTGYTVGHEAVGEIVELGPDVEGFAIGDRVLASASVGCGRCAQCKRGIVAACERHPLPIDACYGLGGSLAGTQAELLAVPHAEGNLVRLPDAVGDEAAVVLTDNAPTAWYGARRARIAPGDTVVVIGLGPVGLMAVQSAFAMGAARVLGVDLVGERRKRAAELGAEPIESDDPKAAIRDMLGGGADVALEAVGADATIKLAISAVGHRGRVSVVGVSQNRAFPFHMQLAQVKELEFHIGLCSIQYELPALLRLTAAGRLTPEAVVSHRLPMSEGPSAYRMFAERADGVSKVVLDPCR
- a CDS encoding SDR family NAD(P)-dependent oxidoreductase — translated: MSLPGQSLSDKVVLVTGGSRGLGREMVLAFAGAGADVVIASRKLDGCVELADEVRSTYGRRALPVACNVSDWAQCDALVDTVYAEFGTVDVLVNNAGMSLLYPSLDQVTEAMFDKVIGVNLKGPFRLSAVIGTRMAAGSGGSIINISSIEAARPEPLAVPYAAAKAGLSNLTGGLAQTFGPTVRVNTIQCGAFATDIAKSWPDELRAEMTRHNALARVGEPNEIVGAALFFATDASAFCTGATLALDGGWR